One window from the genome of Mucilaginibacter ginsenosidivorans encodes:
- a CDS encoding ATP-dependent helicase, with the protein MQSTPNKYNEKFLEALARLNPEQLAAVNQIEGPVLVVAGPGTGKTQILAARIGKILLETDASAHEILCLTYTDAGAVAMRKRLFEFIGPEAYRVNIYTFHAFCNEIIQENLEYFGKLNLEPLSDLDSVSLFQELVDDFPNDHLLKRFTGDIYYDVPRLKQLFSTMKRENWNEEMIGKAVEDYLADLPNRDEFIYKRANAVKGIKAGDLKQKELDAARDVMTKLLAAVSEYQRYDAKMKTRGLYDYDDMIIWVLKAFRENEEMLRKYQERYQYILVDEFQDTSGSQNELLKFLLNYWETPNVFVVGDDDQSIFKFQGANMKNIIDFVNDYVGALEMVVLKHNYRSNQHILDISKALIGNNRERLTGQLNLDKDIQAAHMRFGELSVAPAIREYENPAQEMVHIATQIKQLVDGGTSPTEIAVIYRNHSQVEELLHYLDAKKIAVNTRRKIDILSLPFGEKIVNILRYLAMEMDSPYSGDELLFEMMHYDFFGIPPIEIAKASIAVATENYKTSNNGEPKTSLRRYISELRAPAQTNLFDKPQNQEMRYLMTYIDDLLKASVSVTLQQMFQELISKMGILRYIMQQPDKGWYMQVLTNFFDFLKDESRKSPDITVKDLVNIIGLMKENNIRLPLTQVIYSDNGVNFLTAHGSKGLEFEHVFLIGCDKKTWDSKGRNTGFSLPDTLTLAPDDDIAQKEESRRLFYVALTRAKQHLNISYASKDKNGKDQEASQFVGEILAETHLKVDHPKPAESDMLDFYMTQFSEEDKPTVELIDKNYIDQLLQNYTLSVTHLSNYLDCPLRFYFQCLIRVPSGKSPSATFGSAVHDALKRAFRKLKDYDNEFPTTEEFIKDFRAYMYRNRDSFTKDEFKLRLDYGDKILPAFYETNIVQWNKVALVELSIKNIEIDGVPVKGSLDKVEFTGKQVTVVDYKTGKYRNAREKLKGPTEEKPNGGDYWRQAVFYKLLIENDRTKDWQVTGTQFDFIEPVSENEYINEKILIGTEDMEIVRGQIRTVYQKILAHDFNTGCGKEECDWCHFVRSNFKQVGDVMQEIEEQ; encoded by the coding sequence ATGCAATCTACTCCCAATAAATATAACGAAAAATTCCTGGAGGCTTTAGCCCGGCTGAACCCCGAGCAATTGGCCGCTGTGAACCAAATAGAAGGTCCGGTGCTGGTAGTGGCTGGTCCCGGAACGGGCAAAACGCAGATACTGGCGGCCCGTATCGGGAAAATACTTTTGGAGACCGACGCCAGTGCGCACGAGATATTATGTCTTACCTATACTGATGCAGGCGCCGTGGCCATGCGCAAGCGTCTGTTCGAATTTATCGGCCCGGAAGCATACCGGGTGAACATTTATACTTTCCATGCTTTTTGTAACGAGATCATACAGGAAAACCTGGAATATTTCGGCAAGCTGAACCTGGAGCCATTATCTGATCTTGATTCGGTGTCGCTTTTCCAGGAGTTGGTGGATGATTTTCCGAATGACCATTTGCTCAAACGCTTTACCGGCGATATCTATTACGACGTGCCACGTTTAAAACAACTGTTTTCGACCATGAAACGGGAGAACTGGAACGAGGAGATGATAGGCAAGGCTGTTGAAGATTATCTCGCCGATCTGCCAAACCGTGATGAATTTATTTACAAAAGAGCAAATGCTGTAAAAGGCATCAAGGCAGGTGATCTGAAACAGAAAGAATTAGATGCTGCACGCGATGTAATGACCAAACTGCTTGCTGCGGTAAGTGAATACCAGCGGTACGATGCCAAAATGAAAACCCGGGGATTGTATGATTATGATGACATGATCATTTGGGTGCTCAAAGCTTTCCGCGAAAATGAAGAAATGCTGCGCAAGTACCAGGAACGGTACCAGTATATTTTGGTGGATGAGTTCCAGGACACCAGTGGTTCGCAAAATGAACTTTTAAAGTTTCTCCTGAATTACTGGGAGACGCCCAACGTATTTGTGGTTGGCGACGACGACCAGTCGATCTTCAAGTTCCAGGGTGCCAACATGAAGAATATCATTGATTTTGTCAACGATTATGTAGGGGCATTAGAAATGGTTGTATTGAAGCATAATTACCGCTCCAACCAGCACATCCTGGATATATCAAAAGCGCTTATCGGCAATAACCGTGAACGGCTGACGGGGCAGCTTAACCTGGATAAAGATATACAGGCTGCGCACATGAGATTTGGGGAACTGTCGGTCGCCCCGGCGATAAGGGAATACGAAAATCCGGCCCAGGAAATGGTGCACATTGCGACACAGATAAAACAGTTGGTGGATGGTGGTACTTCGCCTACAGAGATTGCGGTCATTTATCGTAATCACAGCCAGGTGGAGGAACTGCTGCATTATTTGGATGCTAAAAAGATCGCTGTAAATACGCGCCGGAAGATCGACATTCTGTCGTTGCCTTTTGGCGAGAAGATCGTCAATATCTTACGTTACCTGGCCATGGAAATGGATTCGCCGTATAGTGGTGACGAATTGCTGTTTGAGATGATGCACTATGATTTCTTCGGGATACCGCCGATTGAGATCGCCAAAGCGAGCATCGCGGTAGCAACAGAAAATTACAAAACGTCAAATAACGGGGAGCCAAAGACCTCATTGAGACGTTACATAAGCGAATTGCGCGCACCTGCTCAAACTAACCTGTTCGACAAGCCGCAGAACCAGGAGATGCGGTACCTGATGACCTATATCGACGACTTGCTTAAGGCGTCGGTCAGTGTAACACTGCAGCAAATGTTCCAGGAGCTGATCTCGAAAATGGGCATTCTCCGTTATATTATGCAGCAGCCCGATAAAGGCTGGTATATGCAGGTGCTCACTAATTTCTTTGACTTTCTGAAAGATGAAAGCCGGAAGAGCCCCGATATAACAGTGAAGGATTTGGTAAATATCATCGGCCTGATGAAAGAAAATAATATCAGGCTGCCGCTGACGCAGGTGATTTATTCGGACAACGGTGTGAATTTCCTAACGGCACACGGTTCCAAAGGCCTGGAATTTGAACATGTATTTTTAATAGGCTGTGATAAGAAGACCTGGGACAGCAAAGGACGGAACACTGGCTTTAGTCTGCCTGATACATTGACACTGGCGCCGGACGATGACATTGCCCAAAAGGAAGAATCGAGACGCCTGTTCTACGTGGCGCTTACGCGTGCGAAACAACATCTTAATATTTCGTACGCATCCAAAGACAAAAATGGCAAAGACCAGGAAGCATCGCAGTTCGTTGGTGAGATCTTAGCCGAAACGCATTTAAAGGTTGACCATCCAAAACCTGCTGAAAGCGACATGCTGGATTTTTACATGACGCAGTTCAGTGAGGAGGATAAGCCGACAGTGGAGTTGATCGACAAAAATTATATTGACCAACTGCTACAAAATTATACGCTTTCGGTTACCCACCTTAGTAATTACCTGGATTGCCCGCTGCGGTTTTACTTCCAATGCCTCATCAGGGTGCCTTCGGGAAAAAGTCCTTCGGCCACATTCGGATCGGCAGTGCACGATGCTTTAAAAAGAGCATTTCGCAAGCTGAAGGATTATGACAACGAGTTTCCCACTACCGAAGAGTTTATAAAAGATTTCAGGGCCTACATGTATCGCAACCGGGATTCATTCACAAAAGACGAGTTCAAGTTGCGGCTGGATTATGGTGACAAGATATTGCCCGCATTTTATGAAACGAACATTGTGCAATGGAACAAAGTTGCATTGGTTGAGCTTTCGATCAAAAACATCGAAATAGACGGTGTGCCGGTAAAGGGTAGCCTTGATAAAGTTGAATTTACAGGTAAGCAGGTCACGGTGGTTGATTATAAAACAGGGAAGTACAGGAACGCCAGGGAAAAACTGAAAGGCCCCACAGAGGAAAAACCTAACGGCGGCGATTACTGGCGGCAGGCGGTGTTCTATAAATTGCTTATAGAAAATGATCGTACCAAGGATTGGCAGGTGACTGGAACACAATTTGACTTTATTGAGCCTGTAAGCGAAAACGAATACATTAACGAGAAAATACTGATCGGCACGGAAGATATGGAAATCGTTCGTGGGCAAATCAGAACGGTCTACCAAAAGATACTGGCGCATGATTTTAACACAGGTTGCGGTAAGGAGGAATGCGACTGGTGCCATTTTGTTCGCAGTAATTTTAAGCAGGTAGGCGACGTGATGCAGGAGATAGAAGAACAGTAG